From Daucus carota subsp. sativus chromosome 6, DH1 v3.0, whole genome shotgun sequence:
TCTTTAAGCAACTCCTCGTTGCTTATGAAGGCCGGCGGCGTGTTGGAGATAGGGCGTCGCATATCGACGGGTTCTCCATCTGTTATAATGATCGCTCTGTCATGAGGCGTGTTCCCCGTCGGTGTATTGTCGATGGGGTTATTGTCGCCTCCTCCCGATCGAGGATCGGGCGGTTGGTTCCCGCCGGGCGGCGTCTCACCGTGGTTCGACATCTTTCTCCTTGATGGAAAATCTTGAACCagacccctccttctagcgtcAATTtcttaacggagaaaactggtaggttaacaaagatgaggttcgcggcgtggatcaagattcttgttggcgagaatataggaagtggttggttgtttgttatggaggTGGCTACAATTGCAAGCAAAGGGTTctagattgctaactggaatagctctcaagaatgatcgatgcctacaatctgcctacgtacccctatttataggggatcaagccggcacgtagttctttctctTAAGAGACCCctgtgggctgggcctccccttctagaatcttcctcctgaaaggggcccaatacgatgaggcctagccccaggggcttaccccaaatgcatgggCGCTatcctactccccgacagggacaacccgccagactataGAGATAGGACCCTCTAGGGTGTCTTCCTTtctatcctctacctcccaaggaggacaactccctagactacaaggtagggccttCACAATATAACAATGAGATCGACTCTTGCCCAAGGGCGTCCCCTTAAACATAGAGTATCTCTCACCGCCCTTCGGAATTAGGATGAAATGAACTTTCCTCGGCGAGTGGGCGCGCCCAAAGATAGGGCGTGCCCTGTCTTTTGACAGGGTCACCTTGAGACTCAATCGATCTTGACTTTCCTGGCCCAAATAGACCTTCTTCTGTGGGCCCGGCCCATTTGGTTAATCTtcataattttgcatataacaGTGCAGGAAGTTGAAAATTTTGTGTTACCTTCTAAAAAAGGACACTTAAACTCTGAGATGAAAACATCAAGAATGGTATTCAGTACCGAACACAAGGAGCTACTTATTGTTACCATGGCATTTGCATTATTCTCTTTGCCATATCAGACGCGATAGCATTGTTCTCGTCATCAACCTCTGTTATGATGTTCTTAGCAACACTCAATTCGCGTTTTGCAGAAGATGATTATCTGTGTTCTTTACCAAAGAGATTGATGCTAGGACTAATCTCATTGTTTATATCTATAGCTGCTACAATGGTTGCATTTAGTGCAACGCTTTCACTTGTGCTACGTGATAAAATACAGTGGATTGCTGTTCCAGTAATTTTACTAGCTAGCGTTCCAGTGACCTTGTTTCTATTGTTACAATACCTCTGCTTATAGAAGTAATTTTACTAGCTAGCGTTCCAGTGACCTTGTTTCTATTGTTACagtcagtggcggaaccagaggggggctaggggatgctagagccccccccccccccccgaacttgaaaaaatagtgtatatttttttttcagcccCCTCTAAGTTATTgagatgtcaatataattttttttagccccCGCTGGATTATAGATATAGAGAGACTTCTCTATTTTcgggtaaaataaatattttaatcatgaaATCATAAGTAGACTATATTATGTTAGTGAAAAATCACTAAAAGAGATCAAGATATCGAACCGCGAACCGGATTCGCTGGTCATCGTACCCGATTCATAACAACTGGCATTTTACGTACCCGATCGTCCGTACCTAGTACCCGAATGACCCGTGAACAACACTGTTTGAGCCCCCCTAAATCTAAGTCCTGATTCCGCCACTGGTTACAGTACCTCTGCTTGTAGAACTTGTTCGTTCCACATATGGAAGAGGCGTTTTCTGCAAGCAGAGtaatttgttgcttcattagagTCATTTCTCATTTATGTAATCTTACTGGTTATTAATGCTAACAACTTTAACAGTTTGTGCTGGAGCATGTAACTGATGTAATCTTTACGGGGTACGAATTTTAAAGAGAACTACTTACTCTAGATTGCAAAGCTCTATGTGTTGTCAGTGGATTTCTCTCTTTTTGAATGAACATGAATCCGATTTTTGAAAATGTGTCTTCTGGCCGTTACTAATGTGTTTCTTCTTCGTGTTGCTCAACTCTGAGTTTGGTTGATATATGTGAGTTCTAATCTATATAACTAAATCGTCCTAGAGTTCTAAGCTTCTGAAGCTACTTCAATCTGTGTACTTCTATCTGCAgaattctttaaaatttaaatatgtgtGGCTTTCGTTGTGTTCAGAAGGAGTGTCCTCTGATATCTGCTATATCCTATATGGCTTACGAAAATTATGTCAGAACAACGAAACTTTTTACTCAGCTCCTTTCTCCTATTTTAATGGAACTGTGAACTGTGAAGGTTCTGTCATAGATCCCGAGCTCCTGCATCTTCCATCTTATTATTATGTTGCTACTTCCGCAGGTAATTCAAGTAATCAAAAATCTGTAgtcatacatatataaaacGTTCATACCTTCTGTATCTGccaacataaaaattaaaatataaccaaCAAGTTCATAGACTAGCTGCTAATGTAACTTATAGATCTTAAAAGCATTCGACTTAAGCCTCAGCACTAGTATTATCATCACATTCGATCTTCTTGTATACGAATCCCCTAGCAACCCAGACGTAGAAGCACAAACTTAAGCCACTCAATGCAGCCAAAACCCAATAGAAATAATCAAGAtgagctctgttaagattattCCCGGCTAGCCAACCTTCCTCTTTACCATTTCTTGAGCTAATGATCTGCACAATTGATATAACACCGCTGCTCATAAAGCTCCCAACCCCCACCGTGCTAATGTACATTGCTGCACCCATACTTCTCATCTCCTCTGGCACCTGATTATAGAAAAGTTCTTGCATTCCGATGACTGTAAACACGTCTGAAAGTCCAGAAAGCACGTATTGTGGAACCAACCACCAGATAGCCATAGGGACTACCGATTTTGGTGCATCGATCAAGCCATGTTTTTTGGCAATGCTGATCCTTTTAGCCTCTACTAGAGCTGCCACTACCATTGTCAGCACAGAAATAAAAATACCAACCCCCATTCTTTGCAGTATTGTGATTCCTGAGGGATGTTTGGTTATTTTTCGAGCCATTGGAACGAGTAAACGATCGTAGATTGGAACAGCGATCAGGATTGTGAAGCCAGTGATGACCTGTAATGTGGCTGCAGGAATCTTGAAGCTTCTGACCATTGTACTGCCTTGTTTCGTAAAATATGTGCCAAGTTGTGATATAACAACTGCAAACATGAAACAACTTATCCAGATGGGAAATAGGCGAAAAATAAGCTTCACTTCTTCAACTTGATTGACAGAACATAGTCTccatttgtttcttttttggtTTGATACATCTGTCTCGTCGATTATCATGGCCTTGTCCAAGAATCTGCGGCAGTTAATATTAATTAGGATCAAGAACATATTGAGaaataaacattattattaGAAAAACTCGATATAATTATTGCCGATCTTAAACTGGATCATCTGGTATCTGAGTTCTACTACTGTATCATCTTATAAGGGAAGGACCTCTGCCATGCTCATATGGAAGTTGTTTTATGGTGGCACGACTTTTTTACATAAAAGGTCTTATTTGTTCTGTAAATTTGTTATAATGCGGAAAAAATGAACTTGAGAAGAGTATATCTAGTTGCACTGACAACATGCATATCTTGCAATGCGATTCGAAAACGAAAGCTACAGCAAACATTATCTTAGTGGGAAGCAAGAAATGTAATGTGATGAATGAAGAATAAAATAGTACTGCGTATCTTCCCTTTAATTCATTTATAGTGACAAAGAAGCTGAACCAAATCTGTAGGGTTCAACATCATTATCACCTTGAATTTTCAGTACTACAAATTAACCGGGACACTGAATTTCTGTTTGACGTGATAGTCATATGTTTAATTGCTTTCGGAGAGGTCAATGGCTCGAACTAAAAAAAAACGACTTCATGAAAAATAAGATCAAGACTGTGAATACTGGAAACCTTTCTCGGCCCAACAAATCGGCTATTATTCAGAGAAACATGTGGGATTGGACAACAGATGTGACTTAGTGATAAAAAGGAGGATAAGGAATGCTACTCTATGATTCACCAACtgagtttgaaaaaaaaaaaaaaaaaacagggcAAAGGCAAAATTATCCAATAAAAAGCTGGTTTGATGCCATTACAGAACTCAACTATACAAGTTGACACATACCTACACTTCTGCTAAATGTGTCTGGCCGACTTTACCTATATATCAGAAGTCAACACTCTGAAACATCATTGCCAGTAAGTCAACCCTACATTTCAAAATGATAGTCTTTCTAAATTTTTCGAACAGGTGATCTGATTTACGGGTAAGCTGGTAAATCATAGAAATTACTGCAGAAGATAGCAAAGTCGAAAATCTAATTGGTCTGAAACAACTAGAAAACAACACCTCATTCTAAAAGGTAATAATGATTTTCTTTAAAGCAATATATAAAGTTGATAGGGTCCAATTGTTCAAATAATCTGTGATGTCACCCACAAATCCAttgtacaaattttttttagtgaTGTTTGACTTGCCGCAGCACGAAAAATAGAGAGGTTGATACGTATTCGAGACATGGAAATTTCAACAAATTTGCGGATTATATGTAGTGGGGGCAATCAGCGCATTGCAAAGATGTCTATTGACCGCACAATGCGCgattaattttcttataaatcTTAGTATTGTGCTATTTTAGGCGTTTTTATGCTTATTAGCTCTTTCTAAAACACCAACAATAATCTGCATATAAGAGTCGTAATTAATATCAAAACTTACTTAAATTGATTAGTGCGAGCCAGTGCTGGAGCTGTCCGATCCTCATCGTGATAGCACAGACCTTGACCATCTTGCATTTCCGAAACATGACGTTTTCTAACAGCAGCCACCACAACCTGCATCAATCGATTGAACGGGCTGCCTACCGGTACTGCTCGCCTGTACGTTTTTCGCCCGATTAAAAATATGCAGAGTGCCCCTGCAACCGCAACCACTGGCATTCCG
This genomic window contains:
- the LOC108225441 gene encoding protein NRT1/ PTR FAMILY 5.4; the encoded protein is MGTSVVACHDAHADITSFSPTKPMKNSWKSAIFIIFVEMAERFAYYGVSGNLMSYLNNVLGMPISTAAKNVNVWHGVSAIFPLLGAFLADSYIGRFNTILFSSIIYLVGLVLLTISVSAISLAHRKPIFFLALYILSVGEGGHKPCVQTFAADQFDENVPEEKLAKSSFFNWWFLGIVVGSTSAILVVIYVQEHIGWAIGFGMPVVAVAGALCIFLIGRKTYRRAVPVGSPFNRLMQVVVAAVRKRHVSEMQDGQGLCYHDEDRTAPALARTNQFKFLDKAMIIDETDVSNQKRNKWRLCSVNQVEEVKLIFRLFPIWISCFMFAVVISQLGTYFTKQGSTMVRSFKIPAATLQVITGFTILIAVPIYDRLLVPMARKITKHPSGITILQRMGVGIFISVLTMVVAALVEAKRISIAKKHGLIDAPKSVVPMAIWWLVPQYVLSGLSDVFTVIGMQELFYNQVPEEMRSMGAAMYISTVGVGSFMSSGVISIVQIISSRNGKEEGWLAGNNLNRAHLDYFYWVLAALSGLSLCFYVWVARGFVYKKIECDDNTSAEA